The Esox lucius isolate fEsoLuc1 chromosome 5, fEsoLuc1.pri, whole genome shotgun sequence genome includes a region encoding these proteins:
- the LOC105028464 gene encoding C-reactive protein, with the protein MDSLIKWMKTVSFLLALIYGCYGRPQDLSGTKFIIPVETSNSFVKLTGNFSKPITAMTMCQRFFTDVQRDQSLFSLATPSNAKDINLLLQSSGGYQLSIRGDSVIFRGMPENRNAWISFCFTWDSKTGLNQIWANGRRSAWKILKVNGPIIGKPSIILGQNQGSYGGGFVAFQSFTGDITDVHFWDTMISPCQIKLYMQGKNFIPGNSINWQAMEFTAGEKVFEQLSDFSC; encoded by the exons ATGGATAG TTTAATTAAGTGGATGAAGACGGTGTCCTTTCTGCTGGCTCTGATCTATGGCTGTTACGGTAGACCTCAAG ATCTTTCTGGAACAAAGTTCATCATCCCAGTTGAGACAAGCAACTCATTTGTAAAACTCACTGGCAACTTCTCAAAGCCTATTACTGCCATGACTATGTGTCAGAGGTTCTTCACTGATGTGCAAAGAGATCAGTCCCTTTTCTCACTGGCAACCCCTTCTAATGCCAAAGATATCAATCTGTTGCTCCAATCAAGCGGTGGGTATCAGTTGAGCATCCGAGGAGATAGCGTAATTTTCCGTGGGATGccggaaaacagaaatgcatgGATCTCCTTTTGTTTCACTTGGGACTCTAAAACTGGTCTCAACCAGATCTGGGCAAATGGTAGACGAAGTGCATGGAAGATTTTAAAGGTAAATGGCCCTATAATCGGAAAACCAAGTATAATCTTAGGGCAAAACCAAGGAAGTTATGGGGGAGGTTTTGTAGCATTCCAATCATTCACTGGTGATATTACCGATGTCCATTTCTGGGACACTATGATCTCTCCCTGTCAAATAAAACTGTATATGCAAGGGAAAAACTTTATTCCAGGAAACAGTATTAACTGGCAGGCAATGGAATTCACTGctggggaaaaagtatttgaacagTTAAGTGACTTTTCTTGTTAG